The Deltaproteobacteria bacterium genome has a window encoding:
- a CDS encoding tetratricopeptide repeat protein: MAKDIPSKLLTSEEADAEVEKFFKELEERLKGVPLEEIEAGAKKITGFLEGKVGWDEVFSFTPEQKEQMAELGYTHFKVGRYQDAERFFKVLSILDWDNYYYHSMLGSILQRQKRDGEAIVEYTQALELFPDDVVSLTNRGEIFMKHGWTLNAKQDFEKAVRLDHSGTNAWANRARVLNAQLEKNKAGKKE, translated from the coding sequence ATGGCTAAAGATATTCCATCTAAACTACTGACTTCCGAGGAAGCCGACGCGGAAGTTGAGAAGTTTTTTAAAGAGTTGGAAGAGAGACTTAAAGGAGTTCCTTTAGAAGAAATCGAGGCAGGAGCCAAAAAGATCACAGGTTTCTTGGAAGGGAAAGTGGGTTGGGACGAAGTTTTCAGTTTTACTCCCGAACAAAAAGAGCAGATGGCCGAATTGGGGTACACCCATTTCAAGGTGGGTCGTTACCAAGATGCCGAACGCTTTTTCAAAGTTTTGAGCATTCTCGATTGGGACAACTACTATTATCACTCCATGTTGGGTTCTATTTTACAGCGCCAAAAAAGAGATGGCGAAGCGATTGTCGAATACACACAGGCGCTTGAATTATTTCCCGACGATGTTGTGAGTCTCACCAATCGCGGGGAAATTTTTATGAAACATGGTTGGACATTGAATGCCAAACAGGATTTTGAAAAGGCGGTTCGTCTGGATCATTCAGGCACCAACGCGTGGGCAAACAGGGCACGTGTTTTGAACGCTCAGCTTGAAAAAAATAAGGCGGGGAAAAAGGAGTAG